ACAAGAAAGAAGGATAATATTTacgctaaaatataaatttcgggttttcgggccgGCCCTAGCCCAAACGGACTTAAGCCCAAAATACCCAAAGCCCAAATGGGCTTAGCCCGAAAGGCCCAATTTTTTTTGGGCTTATAAAGCTAAGCCCAAGCCCAGTAATTTTTAGGGATGGGCGGGCTCGGGCTACGGGCTTCGGCCCTAATTGACATGTCTAATCATATCATCCCTCCAATAATATAACCATATCCctagcaaaaaataaaataaaataatacaaccCTATCCTCAGtcactttctttctttctcaaatTTGCAATCTGCCAAATTTACAATGATCACATTTGTAATGCAAGTTTACACGGTTAAAATAATAGAAAGAGCCGCTAAAAATAGCTCAAATTTATATCCATACATTTGATTTCTGTTCCTTTTCTCGCTCTATATTTAAATACCATACTTCTCATGAAAACCATTAGCACCTAAAAGACAATAAAATCTCGACAAAAAAAGGATGATGAACTCATCCTTTTTGCGAGTAATATTACTCTTAGGTGCCATTAACCTCTTCATTTCAATATCAACAACCAAAGCTGCAACACTCGGTCAAGTATTCGAAATCTGTAGGAGTTTATGTCCGGGATGTGACCACGACTCGTTACAGTTCTTGTTCCGACACAACTTGGTCCGTGCCGCGAGATTCGAACCTCCTTTGATATGGGATCAAACACTCCAGAACTACGCTCAAAACTGGGCTAATCAAAGAAAGTCAGATTGTGCTTTACAACACTCCTTTCAAGACGGAGAGTTTACTCTCGGCGAGAATATTTTCTGGGGATACGGCGCCAACTGGTCACCGGCCGACGCTGTGGTCGCGTGGGCTAGCGAGAAGAGGTTTTATCATTATGGCTCCAACTCGTGCGACTCTGGACAGATGTGTGGGCATTACACGCAGCTCGTGTGGAAGAACACGAGGAGGATCGGGTGCGCACGTGTGGTGTGCGACAATGGTGGGATCTTCATGACTTGTAACTATGATCCTCCCGGTAACTACATCGGCCAGAAACCCTACTGATCGATCATTCATCttatttttagaagtttttATGACTTTTTAAAGGAAGTTAGGTGGATGTATTGTGTATTTTACTAGAAATAGATGTGTGTTGTGGAGTTTGTGATATTGAATACGTTTGTATCTCTCTATACGTGATTTTGTTCACATCAAGGTTGTAACTGCATTTACGGTTACTTATATATCCGTTAGAATGCCCaatatacaacatatatagaagATTATATGTTTCATGTCTGATGGATTTCAATCCAATGATTCAGAGTCGTTGGAAAATAAGAATTGTCAGAATTTTCTGATGAAAACTAGtccatcaaaatttaaaaattatatgaagcagacctaatattaaaaataaaaaaaaatttcatttgatataaaacatTAATCAATGAtctttattcaatatatatatggttatcTTTCTTCTTGTTAACTACCCTagcaaattttttaaatctcatgtcaaaataaaaagaacgaaatgagaataaactcaaaaattaatatttatatcgagcaataatcaaaatgaaaaaaacgacacaaaaaaaaaaaaatattgaagatagatagtattggcacgtgaacgtaaactccTCGTAACCATGATTAGCTTTTAAATTGGTAAATAATGGTACAACACCAAGCTCACATAGTtttattgtaaccaaatagttgGTCTGAGCTAGTCTATCTCTCCATGCAGAGAAGGAAGCTCTACACTGGGCAATGAAATGTATGAGGAACTTACGGCAGTTTCGGGTCACGTTTGCAagagattgttctcaattggtgaagacggtttcagaaccagaaaaatgaccagcttttgcaagttatttggaagattttAAAATCCTGAAAGAAAGTTTCATCCGATCAGATAtcatctatgtaccatgaaCGCAAAATACTaaggcggatagcctagcacgtTGTGTAAGGAAACAACCGgttttcgtcgttcacatggatgcagatctcTCGatgtggttcacagagtcagtatgagtctgtataagttgatgacaaaaaaaaaagtaggcCTGATATTCTTCGGCCTAAACCTTAGGTTCTTATGtgataaatgattttttgacctaaaatgtttttaaaaatggaatCAGCTCattagtaaataaattatgtaattaacaaaaaaaatttttaaaattgtttaagagtcaaaaatattaattcgatcaagaatataaattttatttttccatacgatatttcttaaataattttcatataaattcacaATGCGCAAGGTGCATATCTTATCCTAGTACAAAAATAAAaggacaattctctcaaataaccatttttaagtttttgtcacaaaagtagccctcaaaaaagaaaatgaccaaaataacccctttttattttgaaaattttaatatttattttttattttttaaaatttgaaaccctatcctcaaaactccaccccttaactctaaactttaagtctagattagttaaccccttcaataaaacttcttttggtcTTTTTCCTCCTTGAGGGctatttttgtgagaaaaacttaaaaatgggtATCCTAGAgaatttttcataattaaaatcaaaaagaaataatagaaaTTACTTAAATTACCAGATTCCTAAtactatttttcatgtttatcttaACCACATTTACcattaattttaaataggaAAATAGACACTTATAAACCtaagattaactaatctagaatTAAGATTTATATTTGAACGGTGGAGTTTTGGAAGGTGGAGTTTtggatttttataaatatataaataagtaattaaaatttaaaataaatagttttaatttttttttgaatttcaaaaagaaaatttgaacaaaaatttgtaaaacaattcaaaaacatttataaaaaaatcaaattttcaaacGTATGATTTGaagattatattaatttttttattattatttatttaaacaatagtttatttttatatatctataaacaAGGATAAAAAGGTCTTTTGTCTCTttaatgaagaagttatttgtgaaaatatttttttcatgagGAGTGAAACTTTACATTTGAAGTTTCTCtaatcaaaacttcaaatttgaagtttcatatttttgtttgcattttggtccctacaattacacatcacatttataattcttaaattttttttttgtttatcgttttaatccttaaatatctcataaatttttcaaactttttattataaatttaatttttacacataaaattaaataaaactttaaaataagatttaaaatattttaaaactagatttagacaacaacaatatacaaaagaaacttaacaaaaaaatcttttaaaaaattacatgaagatataactattacacaaatttaaatattataacaacgATAATAGTCAGGTAAATTTGATCCGAAACCTCCACAATATCTAAAATAGAGTGTATTTTTGGAGATGTTCTTAGATATGAAAGCAAAGTGTTAGACAAAGTTAGTAAGGATTCTCTCCAAAGTAGTTACCTGGTGGATATCGTAGTTGCAAGTGATGAAAACTCCTGCGCCGTTCTCGCAGACAACTCGAGCGCAACATAGCCGTTTGGTGTTACGCCACACGATCTGAGTGTAGTGACCGCACATATCACCTTCACACGAGTGGTCATGTGGTTATAGGACTAATTAGCCTCCACGGTCCATGATTCCACTGCGAAAGTCGGTGTTCAGTCTGAGCCACTTCCCCAAAACAAGTTCTCAGCGTATGGACCAGACGAGTGGGTTAGTGAGGAGTCATACCGCCTTTGGTTAGCCCACCAAGTTGCGTAACTCGCAATCCTGCCGTCCCACACCAGTGGAGATAGACCTgtatgaaatgaaatgaatcaaataattttaatgatacCTACCAATATGTTCGTTGTATATTCTttcaatattgtatatttttatattttcaacctATTGTGTGACCGACTTGGGTTTTTTGAATGATAccaatctttaattttctatatttttaaaaaaccatATCTATATAGCCTTtgattttagtaaaattatttcACATAATATAAAACCAACTAATACAGCATAACATTTAAGGCTTTAAGACTCACTATTAGCATATGATCTTTTTGGACAGTCCAGACTCCAATTTACAGCACAGAACGTGCCTCAATACCCTATTCACTTCCTCTACGACAATGATGTTTTAAGTTAGTTTCTATTTTCAGTATCCAGGATTTTTCATTTCGTATAACTCAGTTACTTGCTATTAAAAAAACTCAGTTACATTTTCAGGATCACAATTAATGTTCAAGACTTCATACTAACATTTT
The window above is part of the Brassica napus cultivar Da-Ae chromosome C8, Da-Ae, whole genome shotgun sequence genome. Proteins encoded here:
- the LOC106417670 gene encoding pathogenesis-related protein PR-1 yields the protein MMNSSFLRVILLLGAINLFISISTTKAATLGQVFEICRSLCPGCDHDSLQFLFRHNLVRAARFEPPLIWDQTLQNYAQNWANQRKSDCALQHSFQDGEFTLGENIFWGYGANWSPADAVVAWASEKRFYHYGSNSCDSGQMCGHYTQLVWKNTRRIGCARVVCDNGGIFMTCNYDPPGNYIGQKPY